One segment of Alnus glutinosa chromosome 2, dhAlnGlut1.1, whole genome shotgun sequence DNA contains the following:
- the LOC133859787 gene encoding CRM-domain containing factor CFM2, chloroplastic isoform X1 produces the protein MLLPLTHLYPSLPSKPLTDQSPLPFTFFPSPLPRNPKFLIRSSASDAQTLPKSAIQRIADKLRTLGFTEDTQSPSPSPSPGPGPNEKSAGEIFIPLSNRLPRRRVGHTMDTSWSTPGNSVPEPGTGTAIVRYNALRREVMVQKVMERKERKGRGEESAPTLAELSLSEEELRRLRKIGIETRKKLKIGKAGVTEGIVNGIHERWRQYEVVKIVCEDLSRLNMKRTHDLLERKTGGLVVWRSGSKIVLYRGGNYKYPYFLSDGVLENDNSADALLDSNTDDGGHNKKESCSSSINDVKSAATSPTKKMSQPKLIQGVGMPNRVRFQLPGEAQLAEEADRLLEGLGPRFTDWWGYEPLPVDADLLPAIVPGYRRPFRLLPYGVKPILTNDEMTILKRLGRPLPCHFVLGRNRNLQGLAISIIKLWEKCEIAKIAVKRGVQNTNSEMMAEELKRLTGGSLLSRDSEFFVLYRGKDFLPSAVSSAIEERRKHGIHGEKERTKHSASVTTAQELKFGIAEFGSESELDGANDEERGLLSEERKPRSTEAAIKRTSFKLSMALEKKAEAEKLLAELEKAEVTQAPEIDKEGITEEERYMLRKVALRMKPFLLMGRRGVFDGTIENMHLHWKYRELVKIISKESNIEAVHKEARTLEAESGGILVGVERVNKGYAIIMYRGKNYKRPASLRPQTLLSKREAMKRSIEAQRRKSLKLHVLKLTKNIDDLKLQLVKDEETNNKQSADEPRQILGKEDMDSVQPVECLSLHAEFKSGPAIPACHEENTEAKVKHEAHSTLMKLNDGMDASINSPQATQQDILIGLPSTPEGDGTGKVDGRSSSESVGKETHANLLKDMNGEVGTAVSTSCPDNFMSERMSCPAVVQHCVYNNQAIESPVKSAKIDSEPVPIMVENGSKMPSRALHLSNKERLLLRKQALKMKKRPVLAVGRTNMVTGVAKTIMTHFKKHPLAIVNVKGRAKGTSVQELVFQLEQATGAVLVSQEPSKVILYRGWGAGDKPLHPEKKNVSAAGKEGGTRPTVSPELLAAIRLECGL, from the exons ATGTTGCTTCCTTTAACGCACCTCTACCCCTCGCTCCCCTCAAAACCCCTAACAGACCAATCACCTTTGCCCTTCACCTTCTTCCCGTCACCGCTACCCAGAAACCCTAAGTTCCTCATCCGGAGCTCCGCCTCCGACGCCCAAACCCTCCCCAAATCCGCCATCCAACGCATCGCCGACAAGCTTCGCACCCTCGGATTCACCGAAGACACCCAaagcccaagcccaagcccaagcccaGGCCCAGGCCCAAATGAGAAGTCCGCCGGAGAAATATTCATCCCTCTGTCCAACCGGTTGCCGAGACGCCGGGTCGGGCACACAATGGATACGAGCTGGTCCACGCCGGGGAACTCGGTTCCGGAGCCAGGCACGGGTACGGCGATAGTGAGGTACAACGCGCTGAGGAGGGAGGTGATGGTGCAGAAGGTGATGGAGAGGAAGGAGaggaaggggaggggagaggAGAGTGCGCCGACGCTGGCGGAGCTGAGTCTGAGTGAGGAGGAGCTGAGGAGGTTGAGGAAGATTGGGATTGAGACGAGGAAGAAGCTGAAGATCGGGAAGGCCGGGGTCACGGAGGGGATCGTGAACGGTATTCACGAGCGATGGCGGCAGTACGAAGTTGTCAAGATCGTCTGCGAGGATCTTTCTAGGTTGAACATGAAGAGAACCCATGATTTGTTGGAG AGGAAAACTGGAGGTCTGGTTGTTTGGAGGTCTGGAAGTAAGATAGTGTTGTATAGGGGGGGCAATTATAAGTATCCTTACTTTTTGTCGGATGGGGTTTTGGAAAATGACAACTCGGCTGATGCTTTACTGGATTCGAACACGGATGATGGAGGACATAATAAAAAGGAGAGCTGCTCATCCAGCATAAATGATGTAAAATCTGCTGCAACAAGTCCAACCaaaaaaatgtctcaaccaAAATTAATACAAGGTGTTGGTATGCCAAATCGAGTACGATTTCAACTGCCAGGTGAGGCACAGCTTGCAGAAGAAGCTGATCGCTTGTTAGAGGGGTTGGGCCCGCGTTTTACTGATTGGTGGGGTTATGAACCTCTTCCTGTTGATGCTGATCTTCTACCTGCCATTGTTCCTGGATACAGGAGACCTTTCCGCCTTCTTCCATATGGTGTGAAGCCTATATTAACAAATGATGAAATGaccattttaaaaagacttggtCGACCCTTGCCATGCCACTTTGTGTTAG GCAGAAACAGGAATCTTCAAGGATTGGCTATTTCCATCATCAAGCTCTGGGAGAAATGTGAGATTGCCAAAATTGCTGTCAAGAGAGGAGTACAAAACACTAATAGTGAGATGATGGCTGAAGAGCTGAAG CGGCTGACAGGAGGATCACTGCTTTCCCGGGATTCGGAATTTTTTGTCTTATATAGAGGAAAAGATTTTCTGCCATCTGCGGTTTCTTCTGCAATAGAAGAGCGGAGGAAGCATGGAATTCATGGGGAGAAAGAGAGGACAAAACATAGTGCTTCGGTGACAACTGCACAGGAGCTTAAATTTGGGATTGCAGAGTTTGGTTCTGAAAGTGAACTTGATGGGGCCAATGACGAGGAAAGGGGTCTTCTCTCAGAAGAAAGAAAGCCAAGGTCCACAGAGGCAGCTATCAAAAGAACTAGCTTCAAATTATCAATG GCATTAGAAAAGAAAGCAGAGGCAGAGAAACTTCTAGCAGAGCTTGAGAAGGCAGAGGTCACCCAAGCACCTGAAATAGATAAAGAGGGTATAACCGAAGAAGAAAGATATATGCTAAGGAAGGTTGCCCTGAGAATGAAGCCTTTCCTACTAATGG GTAGAcgaggggtttttgatggaacAATTGAGAACATGCATCTTCACTGGAAGTACAGGGAACTTGTGAAGATAATATCTAAAGAGAGCAACATTGAAGCTGTTCACAAAGAAGCACGGACCTTAGAGGCAGAAAGTGGTGGAATATTAGTGGGGGTTGAAAGAGTGAACAAGGGTTACGCAATCATCATGTACCGTGGAAAGAATTATAAACGACCTGCTTCTCTAAGGCCTCAGACACTCCTTAGCAAAAGAGAAGCAATGAAGCGCTCTATAGAGGCACAGCGCCGTAAG TCTCTGAAGCTTCATGTTTTGAAGCTTACTAAAAACATAGATGACTTGAAACTTCAGTTG GTTAAAGACGAGGAGACAAACAATAAGCAGTCTGCTGATGAACCGAGACAAATACTT gGCAAAGAGGATATGGACAGTGTGCAGCCAGTTGAATGTTTGAGTTTACATGCAGAATTTAAATCTGGTCCAGCAATTCCTGCTTGCCATGAAGAGAACACAGAG GCTAAGGTCAAACATGAAGCACATTCAACTCTCATGAAACTAAATGATGGCATGGATGCTTCAATAAACAGCCCCCAAGCCACTCAACAGGATATACTGATTGGTCTCCCATCAACACCTGAGGGGGATGGGACTGGTAAAGTTGACGGAAGATCTTCATCTGAATCAGTTGGAAAAGAAACCCATGCAAATTTGTTAAAGGATATGAATGGTGAAGTTGGAACTGCTGTCTCTACATCTTGCCCTGATAATTTTATG TCAGAAAGAATGAGCTGTCCTGCAGTAGTTCAACATTGTGTTTATAATAACCAAGCAATAGAGTCACCAGTTAAGTCAGCAAAAATTGATTCTGAACCAGTTCCAATAATGGTGGAAAATGGATCGAAGATGCCTAGCAGAGCTTTACATCTTTCCAATAAAGAGAGGCTTCTTCTACGAAAGCAAGCCCTGAAGATGAAAAAACGCCCGGTACTAGCAGTAG GGAGAACCAACATGGTCACTGGTGTCGCAAAAACAATCATGACGCACTTTAAGAAGCATCCTCTTGCTATAGTGAATGTCAAAGGTAGAGCAAAAGGAACTTCAGTCCAGGAGCTGGTTTTTCAGCTGGAG caagCAACAGGTGCAGTTCTTGTCTCTCAGGAGCCTAGCAAAGTCATACTTTACAGGGGTTGGGGGGCAGGAGATAAACCTTTGCATCCGGAAAAGAAGAATGTTAGTGCCGCTGGGAAAGAGGGTGGGACTCGGCCAACTGTCTCTCCTGAACTCTTGGCTGCAATCAGACTGGAATGTGGGCTGTAG
- the LOC133859787 gene encoding CRM-domain containing factor CFM2, chloroplastic isoform X2 gives MLLPLTHLYPSLPSKPLTDQSPLPFTFFPSPLPRNPKFLIRSSASDAQTLPKSAIQRIADKLRTLGFTEDTQSPSPSPSPGPGPNEKSAGEIFIPLSNRLPRRRVGHTMDTSWSTPGNSVPEPGTGTAIVRYNALRREVMVQKVMERKERKGRGEESAPTLAELSLSEEELRRLRKIGIETRKKLKIGKAGVTEGIVNGIHERWRQYEVVKIVCEDLSRLNMKRTHDLLERKTGGLVVWRSGSKIVLYRGGNYKYPYFLSDGVLENDNSADALLDSNTDDGGHNKKESCSSSINDVKSAATSPTKKMSQPKLIQGVGMPNRVRFQLPGEAQLAEEADRLLEGLGPRFTDWWGYEPLPVDADLLPAIVPGYRRPFRLLPYGVKPILTNDEMTILKRLGRPLPCHFVLGRNRNLQGLAISIIKLWEKCEIAKIAVKRGVQNTNSEMMAEELKRLTGGSLLSRDSEFFVLYRGKDFLPSAVSSAIEERRKHGIHGEKERTKHSASVTTAQELKFGIAEFGSESELDGANDEERGLLSEERKPRSTEAAIKRTSFKLSMALEKKAEAEKLLAELEKAEVTQAPEIDKEGITEEERYMLRKVALRMKPFLLMGRRGVFDGTIENMHLHWKYRELVKIISKESNIEAVHKEARTLEAESGGILVGVERVNKGYAIIMYRGKNYKRPASLRPQTLLSKREAMKRSIEAQRRKSLKLHVLKLTKNIDDLKLQLVKDEETNNKQSADEPRQILGKEDMDSVQPVECLSLHAEFKSGPAIPACHEENTEAKVKHEAHSTLMKLNDGMDASINSPQATQQDILIGLPSTPEGDGTGKVDGRSSSESVGKETHANLLKDMNGEVGTAVSTSCPDNFMKE, from the exons ATGTTGCTTCCTTTAACGCACCTCTACCCCTCGCTCCCCTCAAAACCCCTAACAGACCAATCACCTTTGCCCTTCACCTTCTTCCCGTCACCGCTACCCAGAAACCCTAAGTTCCTCATCCGGAGCTCCGCCTCCGACGCCCAAACCCTCCCCAAATCCGCCATCCAACGCATCGCCGACAAGCTTCGCACCCTCGGATTCACCGAAGACACCCAaagcccaagcccaagcccaagcccaGGCCCAGGCCCAAATGAGAAGTCCGCCGGAGAAATATTCATCCCTCTGTCCAACCGGTTGCCGAGACGCCGGGTCGGGCACACAATGGATACGAGCTGGTCCACGCCGGGGAACTCGGTTCCGGAGCCAGGCACGGGTACGGCGATAGTGAGGTACAACGCGCTGAGGAGGGAGGTGATGGTGCAGAAGGTGATGGAGAGGAAGGAGaggaaggggaggggagaggAGAGTGCGCCGACGCTGGCGGAGCTGAGTCTGAGTGAGGAGGAGCTGAGGAGGTTGAGGAAGATTGGGATTGAGACGAGGAAGAAGCTGAAGATCGGGAAGGCCGGGGTCACGGAGGGGATCGTGAACGGTATTCACGAGCGATGGCGGCAGTACGAAGTTGTCAAGATCGTCTGCGAGGATCTTTCTAGGTTGAACATGAAGAGAACCCATGATTTGTTGGAG AGGAAAACTGGAGGTCTGGTTGTTTGGAGGTCTGGAAGTAAGATAGTGTTGTATAGGGGGGGCAATTATAAGTATCCTTACTTTTTGTCGGATGGGGTTTTGGAAAATGACAACTCGGCTGATGCTTTACTGGATTCGAACACGGATGATGGAGGACATAATAAAAAGGAGAGCTGCTCATCCAGCATAAATGATGTAAAATCTGCTGCAACAAGTCCAACCaaaaaaatgtctcaaccaAAATTAATACAAGGTGTTGGTATGCCAAATCGAGTACGATTTCAACTGCCAGGTGAGGCACAGCTTGCAGAAGAAGCTGATCGCTTGTTAGAGGGGTTGGGCCCGCGTTTTACTGATTGGTGGGGTTATGAACCTCTTCCTGTTGATGCTGATCTTCTACCTGCCATTGTTCCTGGATACAGGAGACCTTTCCGCCTTCTTCCATATGGTGTGAAGCCTATATTAACAAATGATGAAATGaccattttaaaaagacttggtCGACCCTTGCCATGCCACTTTGTGTTAG GCAGAAACAGGAATCTTCAAGGATTGGCTATTTCCATCATCAAGCTCTGGGAGAAATGTGAGATTGCCAAAATTGCTGTCAAGAGAGGAGTACAAAACACTAATAGTGAGATGATGGCTGAAGAGCTGAAG CGGCTGACAGGAGGATCACTGCTTTCCCGGGATTCGGAATTTTTTGTCTTATATAGAGGAAAAGATTTTCTGCCATCTGCGGTTTCTTCTGCAATAGAAGAGCGGAGGAAGCATGGAATTCATGGGGAGAAAGAGAGGACAAAACATAGTGCTTCGGTGACAACTGCACAGGAGCTTAAATTTGGGATTGCAGAGTTTGGTTCTGAAAGTGAACTTGATGGGGCCAATGACGAGGAAAGGGGTCTTCTCTCAGAAGAAAGAAAGCCAAGGTCCACAGAGGCAGCTATCAAAAGAACTAGCTTCAAATTATCAATG GCATTAGAAAAGAAAGCAGAGGCAGAGAAACTTCTAGCAGAGCTTGAGAAGGCAGAGGTCACCCAAGCACCTGAAATAGATAAAGAGGGTATAACCGAAGAAGAAAGATATATGCTAAGGAAGGTTGCCCTGAGAATGAAGCCTTTCCTACTAATGG GTAGAcgaggggtttttgatggaacAATTGAGAACATGCATCTTCACTGGAAGTACAGGGAACTTGTGAAGATAATATCTAAAGAGAGCAACATTGAAGCTGTTCACAAAGAAGCACGGACCTTAGAGGCAGAAAGTGGTGGAATATTAGTGGGGGTTGAAAGAGTGAACAAGGGTTACGCAATCATCATGTACCGTGGAAAGAATTATAAACGACCTGCTTCTCTAAGGCCTCAGACACTCCTTAGCAAAAGAGAAGCAATGAAGCGCTCTATAGAGGCACAGCGCCGTAAG TCTCTGAAGCTTCATGTTTTGAAGCTTACTAAAAACATAGATGACTTGAAACTTCAGTTG GTTAAAGACGAGGAGACAAACAATAAGCAGTCTGCTGATGAACCGAGACAAATACTT gGCAAAGAGGATATGGACAGTGTGCAGCCAGTTGAATGTTTGAGTTTACATGCAGAATTTAAATCTGGTCCAGCAATTCCTGCTTGCCATGAAGAGAACACAGAG GCTAAGGTCAAACATGAAGCACATTCAACTCTCATGAAACTAAATGATGGCATGGATGCTTCAATAAACAGCCCCCAAGCCACTCAACAGGATATACTGATTGGTCTCCCATCAACACCTGAGGGGGATGGGACTGGTAAAGTTGACGGAAGATCTTCATCTGAATCAGTTGGAAAAGAAACCCATGCAAATTTGTTAAAGGATATGAATGGTGAAGTTGGAACTGCTGTCTCTACATCTTGCCCTGATAATTTTATG AAAGAATGA